Below is a window of Terriglobales bacterium DNA.
CAACTCTCAAAGCCTTCGCCGACGTAGCCGGCCACTTCGGCATCTTCGCCGCAACCTATGGAATCGCTTTGACGCTTTACTCGCGGCCCCACACGCAAGTAGTCGTAATCGGCAACGACCAACGAGCCGACGAGTTGCAGCGGGCCGCAATATCGCCCTACAGCATATCCAAATCGGTACTACGCTTCGATCCCGATCACGTCGTCGCAGAAAATTTGCCGCCGGCACTGGCACAAACGCTTCCGAGCCTGCCGGCAGTGAAGGAGAAGAACAGTGTGGCCGTGCTGTGCTCAGGCTTCAGTTGTCAACCGCCGGTAGAAAGTGTGAGAGAACTAGCAGCCTCGCTTGATGGAGAAACAAGAAAACGACGGGCGAGTTGACGCGACCTTTGACTCTGTCATCCTGAGCCGCTTTTGGGCGAAGGATCTCCCGGAATGCTTGAGAGTGAATTGCCCTGTCTCGGCTCTTTAACCAAGTCCTGGTGAAGGAGCCTGGACAGTGCAATAAAGTCCGACATATCGCGGGAGGTCCTTCGCGCAAAAGAGGCGCTCAGGATGACAGACCGATTAGAGCTCTTTCGTGGTGTATCTGCGAAATCCGCGGGCGAAGCATCCGCGCAATCCGCGTCGTGTTTTGGTTTTGGTTCTAGGCTCAGCAGCTTAGAAGCTGAGCAGCTCAGGAGCTTACTTCATGCGCATCGCATTCCTCGGACTCGGCATCATGGGCAAGCCCATGGCGCAGAACTTAGTCAAAGCCGGACACGAA
It encodes the following:
- a CDS encoding thioredoxin domain-containing protein codes for the protein TLKAFADVAGHFGIFAATYGIALTLYSRPHTQVVVIGNDQRADELQRAAISPYSISKSVLRFDPDHVVAENLPPALAQTLPSLPAVKEKNSVAVLCSGFSCQPPVESVRELAASLDGETRKRRAS